A window from Elusimicrobiota bacterium encodes these proteins:
- a CDS encoding ATP-binding cassette domain-containing protein produces MEPIVSAQGLVKRYGDFTAVAGIDFEIRPGECFGLLGPNGAGKTSTVGMLTCTLPLSGGDLRIFGLDARSHPREIKARLGVCPQESNLDTDFTLTQNLTVYARYFDIPQGEALARAKELIARFRLEDKADACVDDLSGGLRRRLLVARTLVNRPELVVLDEPTTGLDPQSKHQIWDEVRAMKAAGSSILLTTHYMEEAALLCDRLIIIDAGRVLEAGDPCGLISKHVGGIGTLEDVFLKLTGKALRE; encoded by the coding sequence ATGGAACCCATCGTCTCGGCCCAGGGACTCGTCAAGCGCTACGGCGACTTCACCGCCGTGGCCGGCATCGACTTCGAGATCCGCCCCGGAGAGTGCTTCGGCCTCCTCGGCCCCAACGGCGCCGGCAAGACGAGCACGGTCGGGATGCTCACCTGCACGCTCCCCCTCAGCGGCGGGGACCTGCGCATCTTCGGCCTCGACGCGCGGTCGCATCCGCGCGAGATCAAGGCGCGGCTCGGGGTCTGCCCGCAGGAGAGCAACCTCGACACCGACTTCACGCTCACGCAGAACCTCACCGTCTACGCGCGCTACTTCGACATCCCCCAGGGAGAGGCGCTCGCGCGCGCGAAGGAGCTCATCGCGCGCTTCCGCCTCGAGGACAAGGCCGACGCCTGCGTCGACGACCTCTCCGGCGGCCTGCGCCGGCGCCTCCTCGTCGCCCGGACCCTCGTCAACCGCCCCGAGCTCGTGGTCCTCGACGAGCCGACCACCGGGCTCGACCCCCAGTCCAAGCACCAGATCTGGGACGAGGTCCGGGCGATGAAGGCCGCGGGCTCGAGCATCCTCCTCACGACGCACTACATGGAGGAGGCCGCGCTCCTCTGCGACCGCCTCATCATCATCGACGCCGGACGGGTCCTCGAGGCCGGCGACCCCTGCGGGCTCATCTCCAAGCACGTCGGAGGGATCGGCACGCTGGAGGACGTCTTCCTCAAGCTCACGGGGAAGGCGCTGCGCGAATGA
- a CDS encoding protein kinase, translating to MAEERHILVVDDDESQLDFCATALQLSGYRASVAATSERALALLRSAPFDAVLTDHMGEREGRSWVAVLRAAQPSAAVLVMTARPALADALAAVADGARDYLPKPFSAARLRESLERCLRPASEVPGRQVDWLRVLFEDFLRKLASSPAAGAAGRVRITVETVLPPELPAGALAELLKRFAPELAPSQESPAPEDQPLRRFGRYAVLRKIGSGSMGSVYYGLDERIGRTVALKTMRLDPRWDAETLARLKRRFFREAEAAGRLDHPGIVRIYDAGEDGPAAFIAMEYLEGADLSLCVRPEAPMPVLDAVAAVAAVARALDHAHRRGVIHRDVKPANIVRLAQDGSVRLTDFGIALCPGFEEEGGGWVGTPYYMSPEHIAGRPVDGRGDLFALGVALYELLAGERPWKGGEALESILFQIAGEPPPDLAALRPGLPAVLLGVVERALAKDPVARYQTGAEMAQALEAILSRGGR from the coding sequence ATGGCGGAAGAGCGGCACATCCTCGTCGTCGACGACGACGAGTCGCAGTTGGATTTCTGCGCCACCGCGCTCCAGCTCTCCGGCTACCGGGCCTCGGTCGCGGCGACCTCCGAGCGGGCCCTCGCCCTCCTGCGTTCGGCCCCCTTCGACGCCGTGCTCACCGACCACATGGGAGAGCGCGAGGGGCGCTCCTGGGTCGCGGTCCTGCGCGCCGCCCAGCCCTCGGCCGCGGTGCTCGTGATGACCGCCCGGCCCGCCCTCGCCGACGCGCTCGCCGCGGTCGCGGACGGAGCCCGCGACTACCTCCCCAAGCCCTTCAGCGCCGCCCGTCTGCGCGAGTCCCTCGAGCGCTGCCTGCGCCCGGCTTCGGAGGTCCCCGGCCGGCAGGTGGACTGGCTGCGCGTGCTCTTCGAGGACTTCCTCAGGAAGCTGGCGAGCTCCCCGGCGGCCGGCGCCGCCGGCCGCGTTCGCATCACGGTGGAGACCGTGCTTCCCCCCGAACTGCCCGCGGGAGCGCTCGCGGAGCTGCTCAAGCGCTTCGCCCCCGAGCTCGCGCCCTCCCAGGAGTCCCCCGCACCGGAGGACCAGCCCCTGCGCCGCTTCGGGCGCTACGCGGTACTGCGCAAGATCGGGAGCGGCTCGATGGGCAGCGTCTACTACGGCCTCGACGAGCGCATCGGACGGACGGTCGCGCTCAAGACGATGCGCCTGGACCCGCGCTGGGACGCGGAGACGCTCGCGCGGCTCAAGCGCCGCTTCTTCCGCGAGGCGGAGGCGGCCGGCCGGCTCGACCATCCCGGCATCGTGCGCATCTACGACGCCGGCGAGGACGGCCCCGCCGCCTTCATCGCGATGGAGTACCTCGAGGGCGCGGACCTCTCGCTCTGCGTGCGGCCCGAGGCGCCCATGCCCGTCCTCGACGCCGTCGCGGCCGTCGCGGCCGTCGCTCGGGCCCTCGACCACGCGCACCGGCGCGGAGTCATCCATCGCGACGTGAAGCCCGCGAACATCGTCCGCCTGGCGCAGGACGGCTCCGTGCGGCTGACCGACTTCGGCATCGCGCTCTGTCCCGGCTTCGAGGAGGAGGGCGGCGGCTGGGTCGGCACCCCGTACTACATGAGCCCGGAGCACATCGCCGGCCGGCCGGTGGACGGCCGCGGGGACCTCTTCGCGCTGGGGGTCGCGCTCTACGAGCTGCTCGCCGGAGAGCGGCCCTGGAAGGGCGGGGAGGCGCTGGAGTCCATCCTCTTCCAGATCGCGGGGGAGCCCCCGCCGGACCTCGCCGCCCTGCGCCCGGGCCTGCCGGCGGTGCTGCTCGGCGTCGTGGAGCGCGCGCTCGCGAAGGACCCGGTCGCGCGCTACCAGACGGGCGCCGAGATGGCCCAGGCCCTCGAGGCCATCCTCTCCCGCGGCGGCCGCTGA
- a CDS encoding metallophosphoesterase, with amino-acid sequence MTSRLLRALRLLPLLLLFSSAAPLCAAEQAYHRLVLLADPHLPGRSGAMKEKARADVNAWADVEGVAVLGDLCNGVGTPEELAAAKAYLGGFQAPVYPVGGNHDYAYAMVDGKMGRAGASERTANLERFRAAFGLDSVRYTRRLGGWLLVFLTPDDLETNYNAALSSGSLAWLEGELSRAKDAPTAVFFHAPLKGTLRTKNAASERDGFVAQPHERIRAILRKNPQVVLWASGHVHVAPVNAHYAHKVNLFDGRVLNVHTPDMDGRSYLRAGDKETTTHEDLWSNSLFLYPDKVVVKTYDHRKGVWLEKLTREVKAKAAAAR; translated from the coding sequence ATGACCTCCCGCCTCCTCCGCGCTCTGCGTCTTCTGCCCCTCCTGCTCCTGTTCTCCTCGGCGGCGCCCCTATGCGCCGCCGAGCAGGCCTATCACCGGCTCGTCCTCCTCGCCGACCCTCACCTCCCGGGCCGCAGCGGGGCGATGAAGGAGAAGGCGCGCGCCGATGTGAACGCCTGGGCGGACGTCGAGGGCGTGGCCGTGCTGGGGGACCTCTGCAACGGGGTCGGGACTCCGGAGGAGCTCGCGGCCGCGAAGGCCTACCTCGGGGGCTTTCAGGCGCCGGTCTACCCCGTCGGCGGCAACCACGACTACGCCTACGCGATGGTCGACGGGAAGATGGGCCGGGCCGGGGCGAGCGAGCGTACGGCCAACCTCGAGCGCTTCCGGGCGGCCTTCGGCCTCGACTCCGTCCGCTACACCCGCCGTCTCGGGGGCTGGCTCCTCGTCTTCCTGACCCCCGACGACCTCGAGACGAACTACAACGCCGCGCTCTCGAGCGGGAGCCTGGCCTGGCTGGAGGGGGAGCTCTCCCGCGCGAAGGACGCTCCGACCGCCGTCTTCTTCCATGCCCCGCTCAAGGGCACCCTGCGCACGAAGAACGCGGCCTCCGAGCGCGACGGCTTCGTCGCCCAGCCGCACGAGCGGATCCGGGCGATCCTCCGGAAGAACCCGCAGGTCGTCCTGTGGGCGTCCGGGCACGTCCATGTCGCGCCCGTGAACGCGCACTACGCGCACAAGGTGAACCTCTTCGACGGGCGCGTGCTGAACGTCCACACCCCCGACATGGACGGCCGCAGCTACCTCCGCGCCGGCGACAAGGAGACGACGACGCATGAGGACCTGTGGTCGAACTCCCTGTTCCTCTATCCGGACAAGGTCGTGGTGAAGACCTACGACCACCGCAAGGGCGTCTGGCTGGAGAAGCTCACCCGCGAAGTGAAGGCGAAGGCCGCCGCGGCCCGCTGA